A stretch of the Psychroserpens sp. Hel_I_66 genome encodes the following:
- a CDS encoding ABC transporter ATP-binding protein: protein MENQKKKVFDLTLFKRLLQYIKPYKKVFVISLICVLGLAVFGALRPYILQQAIDKHVALKQYDGFLFYIIVMLVLLFLEVVSQLLFIYYASWLGQSVVKDIRVKLYKHVMGFKMKYYDNSSVGVLITRTVTDMERIADIFGDGLFMIFSDVLKMLVVGGVMFYMNWKLSLIAFVTMPIVLFATKIFQKYMKRAFEEVRNEVSNLNSFVQERVTGMKILQLFTREDTEYKKFKQINERHKKGWLKTVWYNSVFFPIADLLSSITLGTIIWVGGISVVMNGTASEGELFAFIMFVPMLFRPLNQIANKFNTLQMGMVAADRVFKVLDTTSQIDDSGTLIATEFKGDIAFKNVRFSYIQDEEVLKGVSLEVKAGQTIAIVGSTGAGKSTIINLLNRFYDISAGTICIDGTDIKQMTLKSLRSQIAVVLQDVFLFADTILNNITLKDENISEEDVIQAAKDIGIHEFISSLPNGYHYNVKERGSMLSSGQRQLISFLRAYVTNPSILVLDEATSSVDSYSEQLIQDATDKITEGRTSIVIAHRLATVQQADQIIVMDAGQIVEKGTHHELLKVENGIYRNLYEVQFLKAEAV, encoded by the coding sequence ATGGAAAACCAAAAGAAAAAGGTATTTGATTTAACCTTATTTAAGCGTTTGTTGCAATATATAAAACCATACAAAAAAGTTTTTGTTATATCTTTAATTTGTGTTTTAGGCCTTGCTGTTTTTGGTGCTTTGAGACCTTATATTCTCCAACAGGCAATAGATAAACATGTGGCTTTAAAGCAATATGATGGCTTCTTGTTTTACATTATTGTAATGCTTGTTTTATTGTTTCTTGAAGTAGTTAGTCAATTGTTATTTATTTATTATGCTAGTTGGCTTGGACAATCTGTAGTAAAAGATATAAGAGTAAAACTTTACAAGCACGTCATGGGATTTAAAATGAAGTATTACGATAATTCTTCAGTTGGTGTCCTAATTACCAGAACAGTCACAGACATGGAGCGTATAGCTGATATCTTTGGCGATGGACTTTTTATGATTTTTAGTGATGTTCTAAAAATGCTGGTCGTTGGAGGAGTCATGTTTTACATGAATTGGAAGCTAAGTTTGATTGCTTTTGTAACAATGCCAATTGTTTTGTTTGCCACTAAAATATTCCAAAAATATATGAAACGTGCTTTTGAGGAAGTGCGTAACGAAGTATCAAATTTAAATTCCTTTGTTCAGGAACGGGTGACGGGAATGAAAATTCTACAATTATTTACCCGAGAAGATACAGAGTATAAGAAATTCAAACAAATAAACGAGCGTCACAAAAAAGGTTGGTTAAAAACGGTGTGGTACAACTCTGTGTTTTTTCCAATTGCAGATTTATTATCCTCAATAACCTTGGGAACCATTATTTGGGTTGGAGGTATAAGCGTCGTTATGAACGGTACAGCTAGTGAAGGTGAGCTTTTTGCTTTCATAATGTTTGTGCCAATGCTCTTTAGGCCCTTAAACCAGATAGCAAATAAATTTAATACGCTTCAAATGGGAATGGTTGCTGCAGATCGCGTGTTTAAGGTTTTGGATACAACATCCCAAATTGATGATTCAGGAACTTTGATTGCTACGGAATTTAAAGGTGATATTGCATTCAAAAACGTGAGATTTTCATATATACAGGACGAAGAAGTTTTAAAAGGTGTCTCATTAGAGGTCAAAGCGGGTCAAACCATAGCAATTGTAGGATCTACAGGAGCAGGAAAATCGACTATTATTAATTTGCTTAATCGCTTCTATGATATTAGCGCAGGTACAATTTGCATTGATGGTACAGACATTAAACAAATGACTTTAAAATCGCTTAGGTCGCAAATTGCAGTTGTTTTGCAAGATGTATTTTTATTTGCAGATACTATTTTAAATAATATTACACTTAAGGATGAGAACATTTCCGAAGAAGATGTCATACAAGCAGCAAAAGATATCGGGATTCATGAGTTTATTTCAAGTCTTCCCAACGGTTACCATTATAATGTAAAAGAGCGTGGATCGATGTTATCTTCTGGTCAACGTCAATTAATATCTTTTTTGAGAGCCTATGTGACCAATCCTAGTATTTTGGTATTGGACGAAGCAACATCTTCTGTAGATTCATATTCTGAACAGTTGATACAAGACGCTACAGATAAAATTACAGAAGGTAGAACCTCAATCGTTATTGCCCATCGTTTGGCAACCGTACAACAAGCAGACCAAATTATTGTGATGGATGCAGGTCAAATCGTAGAGAAAGGAACCCATCACGAACTGCTTAAAGTTGAAAACGGAATCTATCGTAATTTGTACGAGGTACAATTTTTAAAGGCTGAGGCAGTTTAA
- a CDS encoding metallophosphoesterase family protein produces MTKILLLSDTHSYIDDDILKYVKKADEVWHAGDIGTLEVTDAIKNLKPLRAVYGNIDDAKVRLEFPENNRFVCEDVSVFMTHIGGYPPKYNMRTRDLIKENPPRLFICGHSHILKVIPDKRYNLIHMNPGAVGKHGFHKVRTMLRFTIDGPKIENLEVIEFPKRY; encoded by the coding sequence ATGACCAAAATACTCCTACTTTCAGACACTCACAGTTATATAGATGATGACATATTAAAATACGTTAAAAAAGCCGATGAAGTTTGGCATGCTGGAGATATTGGAACTCTCGAAGTTACAGATGCCATAAAAAACCTAAAACCACTTCGTGCAGTTTATGGTAATATTGATGACGCAAAAGTTAGACTCGAATTTCCAGAGAATAATAGATTTGTTTGCGAGGATGTTTCGGTATTTATGACGCATATTGGAGGTTACCCACCAAAATACAATATGAGAACTCGGGATTTGATTAAGGAGAATCCGCCAAGACTATTCATTTGCGGTCACTCGCACATCTTAAAAGTAATACCAGACAAACGTTATAATCTTATCCACATGAATCCTGGTGCGGTTGGCAAGCATGGATTTCACAAAGTGAGAACGATGCTTCGCTTTACAATTGATGGTCCAAAAATTGAAAACCTTGAAGTTATAGAATTTCCGAAGCGATATTAG
- the rho gene encoding transcription termination factor Rho → MFEISELKAKKLPELQDIAQKLNVPKYRTLKKLDLVYQILDFQAANPEVVKKEVAKDAPKEAPKEQTKKPAPQRKPRARVEKKKDDNSSQQKIELDDKTDNNKSDNTNNSKNNTDKSDNKSPKSNSNDKKDSRAKTPRNNNQSNDKRSNNSNDNKPNPRQKNNDNKKQNNPRSKETNGNQHKNNGNKDTRNRYREPDFEFDAIIESEGVLDIMQDGYGFLRSSDYNYLSSPDDIYVSQSQIRLFGLKTGDTVLGHVRPPKEGEKYFPLIKVSKINGQKPEVVRDRVSFEHLTPLFPQEKFNIAEKQSTISTRIMDLFSPIGKGQRGMIVSQPKTGKTMLLKDVANAIAANHPEVYQMILLIDERPEEVTDMQRNVRGEVIASTFDKEAHEHVKIANIVLEKAKRLVECGHDVVILLDSITRLARAYNTVQPASGKILSGGVDANALHKPKRFFGAARNIENGGSLTIIATALTETGSKMDEVIFEEFKGTGNMELQLDRKISNRRIFPAIDLTSSSTRRDDILLDETTIQRMWVMRKYLADMNPVEAMEFINDRFKQTRNNEEFLVSMNG, encoded by the coding sequence ATGTTCGAAATTTCCGAATTAAAAGCAAAAAAGCTTCCTGAACTTCAGGATATAGCTCAAAAATTAAATGTACCAAAATACCGTACTTTAAAAAAACTAGATCTAGTTTACCAAATACTGGATTTCCAGGCAGCAAATCCAGAAGTGGTCAAAAAAGAAGTTGCAAAAGACGCTCCAAAAGAAGCTCCAAAAGAGCAGACAAAGAAGCCTGCACCTCAAAGAAAGCCAAGAGCTCGTGTTGAAAAGAAAAAAGACGACAACTCTTCACAACAAAAAATTGAGCTGGATGATAAAACAGATAATAATAAGTCTGATAATACTAACAACAGCAAGAATAATACTGATAAAAGCGATAACAAATCGCCTAAGTCAAACTCTAACGACAAAAAAGATTCTAGAGCTAAAACTCCAAGAAACAATAACCAGAGCAACGATAAGCGTTCTAACAATTCTAATGACAATAAACCAAATCCACGTCAAAAGAATAACGATAACAAAAAACAAAATAACCCACGCTCTAAAGAGACTAACGGGAACCAACACAAGAATAATGGTAACAAAGACACACGTAACCGTTATAGAGAACCAGATTTTGAGTTTGATGCAATTATTGAGAGTGAAGGTGTTTTAGACATCATGCAGGATGGATATGGGTTTTTACGCTCATCTGATTATAATTACCTATCCTCTCCAGATGATATATATGTTTCTCAATCACAAATTCGTTTATTTGGTTTAAAAACCGGAGACACTGTACTTGGCCATGTGAGACCTCCTAAAGAGGGCGAAAAATATTTCCCTTTAATTAAAGTGAGCAAAATAAATGGTCAAAAGCCAGAAGTCGTAAGAGATAGAGTTTCTTTTGAACACTTAACACCTTTATTTCCGCAGGAAAAATTCAATATTGCAGAAAAACAAAGTACGATTTCAACGCGAATTATGGATTTGTTTTCTCCTATTGGAAAAGGACAACGTGGTATGATCGTTTCCCAACCAAAGACCGGTAAGACGATGTTATTAAAGGATGTGGCAAATGCGATTGCAGCTAACCACCCTGAAGTATATCAAATGATCTTATTAATTGATGAACGTCCAGAAGAGGTTACAGACATGCAACGTAACGTTCGTGGAGAAGTCATTGCTTCTACGTTTGACAAAGAAGCACATGAGCACGTTAAAATTGCTAATATTGTTTTAGAAAAAGCAAAACGTCTTGTAGAATGTGGACATGATGTAGTCATCTTATTAGATTCTATTACGCGACTGGCGAGAGCATATAATACCGTTCAGCCTGCTTCTGGTAAAATATTAAGTGGTGGTGTTGATGCTAATGCCCTTCACAAGCCAAAACGTTTTTTTGGAGCTGCACGTAATATTGAAAATGGAGGTTCATTGACAATTATAGCTACCGCACTTACAGAGACTGGATCAAAAATGGACGAAGTGATCTTTGAGGAATTCAAAGGAACAGGTAATATGGAACTTCAATTGGATCGTAAAATCTCTAACCGTAGAATTTTTCCTGCTATCGACCTTACCTCTTCAAGCACACGTCGTGATGATATACTGCTTGACGAAACAACAATACAAAGAATGTGGGTAATGCGTAAGTATCTTGCAGATATGAATCCTGTAGAAGCTATGGAGTTTATTAACGATAGATTTAAGCAAACAAGAAATAACGAAGAGTTTTTAGTCTCAATGAATGGATAG
- the cdaA gene encoding diadenylate cyclase CdaA: MDKFKFWDFGIIDFIDVFLVAILLYYIYKLVKGTVAVNIFIGIIIIYLVWRVTDFLDMFMLHRIFDGFIKVGIIALIVVFQPEIRKFLLMVGSTNLSGSGKFFKKMKFLKTESETETDINAIVNACEKMGQSRTGALIVIERNNNLDFLINTGDAMNIKVTQPIIESIFFKNSPLHDGAVIIENNTVKATRVILPVSNEQNIPQRFGLRHRAAVGITEKTDALALAVSEETGQISYLKNGEFVIFEDINELTALLYTDLT, translated from the coding sequence TTGGATAAATTCAAATTTTGGGATTTTGGTATTATAGACTTCATCGACGTTTTTCTCGTCGCTATACTTCTCTATTATATCTACAAACTGGTTAAGGGCACAGTAGCTGTCAATATTTTTATTGGTATCATCATTATATATCTTGTTTGGAGAGTCACCGATTTTCTAGACATGTTTATGCTCCATCGTATTTTTGATGGCTTTATAAAAGTTGGGATCATTGCCCTAATTGTTGTTTTTCAACCAGAAATACGAAAATTTCTATTAATGGTTGGCTCCACAAATTTGAGTGGGAGCGGTAAGTTTTTTAAGAAAATGAAATTTCTAAAAACCGAATCGGAAACCGAAACAGATATCAATGCCATAGTTAATGCATGTGAGAAAATGGGACAATCTAGAACTGGTGCACTTATCGTAATAGAACGCAACAACAATCTCGACTTTTTGATCAATACTGGTGACGCAATGAATATAAAAGTCACACAACCCATCATTGAAAGTATCTTTTTTAAAAACAGTCCTTTACACGATGGTGCAGTTATTATAGAAAACAATACGGTTAAAGCAACGCGTGTCATACTTCCTGTTAGCAATGAACAAAACATACCACAGCGTTTTGGACTTCGTCATCGTGCAGCTGTTGGTATAACTGAGAAAACAGATGCCCTTGCTCTCGCTGTTAGTGAAGAAACCGGACAAATATCATATCTAAAAAACGGTGAATTTGTCATCTTTGAAGATATAAATGAACTTACAGCTTTACTTTATACAGATTTGACCTAA
- a CDS encoding DUF3667 domain-containing protein: MNCKNCNYELPTNSDYCNACGGKVIRNRLTFKNLFEHFTETFFNYDNKLLRTFIDMFKKPEVVIDTYVQGVRKRYVNPVSFFGIILTINGLNIFLISKFFKKYLDASQMMGDTASAENEATRKMLALSSDFSLEYGSLLFSLLIPLAALVGLIVFYNKRYNYTEHVILYLYSMSMYSILSVIFGLLVLLIVPNSYMSFAIVMYVFIFVYHCYIFKRLFSLSMKQLILKILLFLVVFFIFYIGISILVTILLLITGAINLEDFVPKKN, from the coding sequence ATGAACTGTAAAAACTGTAATTACGAACTACCAACTAACAGTGACTACTGCAATGCTTGTGGTGGAAAAGTGATAAGAAACCGACTGACTTTTAAAAATCTTTTTGAACATTTTACCGAGACCTTTTTTAACTATGACAATAAATTGTTGCGCACTTTTATTGACATGTTCAAAAAACCAGAGGTCGTTATCGATACCTACGTACAAGGGGTGAGAAAACGTTATGTAAATCCTGTTAGTTTCTTCGGAATCATTTTAACCATAAACGGGTTAAACATATTTTTAATAAGCAAATTTTTCAAAAAATACCTTGACGCTTCGCAAATGATGGGAGATACTGCTTCTGCTGAAAACGAAGCTACCAGAAAAATGTTGGCTTTGTCATCAGATTTTTCTTTAGAATATGGCTCGCTCTTATTTTCGCTACTTATACCACTCGCTGCATTGGTTGGCTTGATCGTTTTTTACAATAAGAGGTATAATTATACCGAGCATGTGATACTTTATCTCTACAGTATGTCTATGTATTCGATACTTTCAGTGATTTTTGGACTTCTTGTTTTATTGATTGTACCAAATAGCTATATGTCTTTCGCTATTGTGATGTACGTTTTTATTTTTGTTTACCACTGCTATATTTTTAAGCGCTTGTTCAGCTTAAGCATGAAGCAACTTATCTTGAAAATATTACTGTTTCTGGTTGTATTCTTCATCTTTTACATTGGTATCTCAATACTTGTAACCATACTACTTTTAATTACTGGAGCTATAAATTTAGAAGATTTTGTTCCGAAGAAAAATTAA
- a CDS encoding DUF4293 domain-containing protein, whose translation MIQRIQTIYLLLSAAVSAGLIFVFHLWTNSEDVPVYATDEYLYLGLFFGSALLSLISIFNYNNRKFQFVLGRLNIILNFILLGFFVYQLLMPPGESNISEKGVGIFIPILSIVLLVLANKAIKKDEDLVKSVDRLR comes from the coding sequence ATGATACAACGCATACAAACCATATACCTATTACTATCTGCAGCAGTCTCTGCAGGATTGATATTTGTATTTCACTTATGGACAAACAGTGAAGACGTACCAGTTTATGCAACAGACGAATATTTGTATTTAGGCTTATTTTTTGGTTCTGCTTTATTATCTTTAATCTCTATTTTTAATTATAACAATAGGAAGTTCCAATTCGTTTTGGGACGACTTAACATCATATTAAACTTTATTTTATTAGGATTTTTTGTGTATCAATTACTAATGCCACCTGGAGAAAGTAACATTTCAGAGAAAGGTGTTGGAATATTCATACCTATTTTATCTATCGTGTTGTTGGTTTTAGCTAACAAGGCCATAAAAAAGGATGAAGATCTCGTAAAATCTGTTGATCGATTACGATAA
- a CDS encoding DUF3667 domain-containing protein, whose amino-acid sequence MNCKNCNTILDHQINYCSFCGAKVVRKRLTLKSIWQDVSLQFLNIDNTFLKTFIHLCTQPETVICGFIDGIRKKYINVIQYFAIALTLVGIQVFLMNTFFSEDLEHTFDFLTSLEKATKTNGNALTNNPFSSFEEVNRYQSLIYILTVPVYTVATWLAYKIIKPSKNYNFTEHLVLNLYYNAQIIIVTAILSIFFLCFGFNYLLISGFVSILLFIYLFYVLKRVFDVSFLEAFAHFVLVMVLFSFLLVLLGLLVVIIGFLYAVMFKDQISVTI is encoded by the coding sequence ATGAACTGTAAAAACTGTAATACAATTTTAGACCATCAAATTAATTATTGCTCTTTTTGTGGAGCTAAAGTTGTAAGAAAACGGTTGACCTTAAAAAGTATATGGCAAGATGTAAGTCTACAATTCTTAAATATCGATAATACTTTTTTAAAAACATTCATTCATCTTTGTACACAACCCGAAACTGTAATATGTGGATTTATTGATGGCATAAGAAAAAAATACATCAATGTCATACAGTATTTTGCAATAGCATTGACACTTGTTGGGATTCAAGTATTTTTAATGAATACTTTTTTTAGTGAAGATCTGGAACATACATTTGATTTTTTAACTTCTCTAGAAAAAGCTACCAAAACGAATGGTAACGCATTAACCAATAATCCGTTTTCTAGTTTTGAAGAAGTTAACAGGTATCAGAGTTTGATTTATATATTAACCGTGCCTGTGTATACCGTGGCTACCTGGTTAGCATACAAAATAATTAAACCGTCAAAGAATTATAACTTTACAGAGCATTTGGTTTTAAACTTGTACTATAATGCTCAAATTATAATCGTTACCGCTATCCTTAGTATTTTCTTCTTATGTTTTGGATTTAATTACTTATTGATCTCTGGTTTTGTTTCTATACTATTATTTATATATCTGTTTTACGTACTCAAAAGAGTTTTTGACGTATCTTTTTTAGAAGCTTTTGCTCACTTCGTCTTAGTTATGGTTCTTTTTAGTTTTCTATTAGTACTTTTAGGTCTCTTAGTTGTGATAATTGGCTTCCTGTATGCTGTAATGTTTAAAGATCAAATTTCTGTAACTATCTAA
- a CDS encoding DUF1599 domain-containing protein: MQDTSKQYDAVISTCRSLFINKMKDYGSAWRILRLPSLTDQIFIKAQRIRGLQQNSERKVDEGEVSEFIGIINYCTMALVQLDKGVVEQPDLSLEEATSLYDEKIKVTKKLMMDKNHDYGEAWRDMRVSSLTDLILQKLLRVKQIEDNAGKTIVSEGIDANYQDMINYAVFALIHLNNK, from the coding sequence ATGCAAGATACTTCAAAACAATATGATGCAGTAATTTCAACCTGCAGAAGTCTTTTTATAAATAAAATGAAAGACTACGGAAGCGCATGGAGAATTTTAAGATTACCATCTTTAACCGATCAAATTTTTATAAAAGCTCAACGTATTAGAGGTCTGCAACAAAATAGTGAACGCAAAGTTGATGAAGGAGAGGTTAGTGAATTTATTGGTATAATAAATTATTGTACCATGGCTTTGGTGCAGTTAGATAAGGGCGTCGTTGAGCAACCAGATTTGTCTTTGGAAGAAGCTACATCTCTATACGATGAGAAAATTAAGGTTACTAAAAAATTAATGATGGATAAAAACCATGATTATGGTGAAGCCTGGAGAGATATGCGCGTGAGTAGTTTAACCGATTTGATTTTACAGAAATTATTACGTGTTAAGCAAATTGAAGACAACGCAGGAAAAACAATCGTAAGCGAAGGGATTGATGCTAATTATCAGGATATGATTAATTATGCAGTTTTTGCCTTAATCCATCTCAATAATAAGTAA
- the folP gene encoding dihydropteroate synthase, whose product MTINCKGTLIDLSMPKIMGILNVTPDSFYDGGHYQNKMAIVSQVKTMTDQGATFIDVGGYSSRPDADDVSVDEELHRVIPIIELILNEYPDTLISIDTFRSEVAKQAVANGACMVNDISAGLLDDNMLETVAALHVPYIMMHMRGNPKTMQNLTDYDNLVKDILFYFPERITKARQLGIVDLIIDPGFGFAKTIEQNYELLNKLELLKMTDLPILAGLSRKSMIYKTLNFSAEDALNGTTVLNTIALQKGANILRVHDVKEAMECIRLTQKLK is encoded by the coding sequence ATGACCATCAATTGCAAAGGCACACTTATAGATTTATCAATGCCCAAAATAATGGGTATCCTCAACGTCACACCAGACTCTTTTTATGATGGTGGACATTATCAAAACAAAATGGCAATTGTAAGTCAAGTAAAAACAATGACAGACCAAGGTGCGACTTTTATTGATGTTGGTGGCTATAGTTCTAGGCCTGATGCAGATGATGTTTCGGTAGATGAAGAGTTGCATCGTGTAATCCCGATAATTGAATTGATTTTAAATGAATATCCCGACACGCTCATTTCCATAGATACTTTTAGAAGCGAGGTTGCAAAACAAGCTGTTGCTAATGGCGCTTGCATGGTCAACGATATTTCTGCAGGTCTTTTGGATGATAACATGCTTGAAACCGTTGCTGCACTTCACGTGCCCTACATTATGATGCACATGAGAGGAAATCCTAAAACGATGCAAAACCTAACGGATTACGATAATCTGGTGAAAGATATTTTGTTTTATTTTCCTGAACGTATCACTAAAGCCAGGCAATTAGGAATTGTCGATTTAATTATAGATCCTGGTTTTGGATTCGCAAAAACAATCGAGCAAAATTATGAGCTACTCAACAAATTAGAACTTTTGAAAATGACCGATTTACCAATTCTTGCAGGACTCTCAAGAAAATCCATGATTTACAAAACCTTGAATTTTTCTGCGGAAGATGCACTAAACGGAACCACTGTTCTCAATACCATCGCCTTGCAAAAGGGTGCTAATATTTTGAGGGTTCACGATGTAAAGGAGGCTATGGAATGTATTAGATTAACTCAAAAATTAAAATAA
- the truA gene encoding tRNA pseudouridine(38-40) synthase TruA: protein MRFFIELSYNGKAYHGWQNQPDAITVQEVLENALSTLLKQDISIVGAGRTDTGVHASQMFAHFDFDGKLPENLVFKLNSFLPKDIAITFIFEVEDDVHARFSAVSRTYNYRISTHKNVFNYDFAFTLQKRLDVNLMNKACGILLQYNDFQCFSKVNTDVKTYHCKLMKADWSVENDELIFTIKADRFLRNMVRAIVGTLVNIGLGKMELEHLHNIIESKNRSEAGFSVPAHGLYLVNVDYPNQIKKVKY from the coding sequence TTGCGTTTTTTTATCGAATTATCATACAACGGAAAAGCTTACCATGGATGGCAAAATCAACCAGATGCGATTACTGTACAAGAAGTTTTGGAAAACGCTTTATCTACTTTATTAAAACAGGACATCTCTATAGTTGGAGCGGGTAGAACAGATACTGGTGTGCATGCCTCACAAATGTTCGCACACTTTGATTTTGATGGGAAATTGCCAGAAAACCTGGTTTTTAAATTAAATTCATTTCTCCCAAAAGATATTGCGATCACATTTATTTTTGAAGTTGAAGATGATGTGCACGCAAGATTTAGTGCAGTAAGTAGAACCTATAATTACAGGATCTCCACTCATAAAAATGTATTTAATTATGATTTTGCCTTTACATTGCAAAAACGATTGGACGTAAATTTGATGAACAAAGCCTGTGGGATCCTATTGCAGTATAACGATTTTCAATGTTTTTCTAAAGTAAATACAGATGTAAAAACGTATCATTGTAAACTTATGAAAGCAGATTGGAGTGTTGAGAATGATGAGTTGATATTTACAATAAAGGCAGATCGTTTTTTACGAAATATGGTTAGAGCTATCGTGGGAACGCTTGTTAATATTGGCTTAGGTAAAATGGAGTTAGAACATCTTCATAATATCATAGAATCTAAGAATAGGAGCGAGGCTGGATTTTCAGTACCTGCCCATGGTCTTTATCTTGTAAATGTGGATTACCCAAATCAGATAAAAAAAGTAAAATATTAA
- a CDS encoding BT_3928 family protein: MKALVNICRILVGGLFVFSGFIKLNDPLGFSYKLQEYFSYDVLDIPSLTPYALGIAVFVVVFEVVLGVFLLIGYKPKFTMWSLLAMIVFFTFLTFYAAYFEKVKDCGCFGDFLKLSPWQSFWKDVALLVMIIILFIGQRHIKPLLSRFGLTLTALLSFIVCLWFGYHVLMHLPTFDFRAYKVGDNLQENMKLPADAQKAITDYTWTYTINGEEKTLTDRGRGPKEYDKIIGVDTKVVEEGDVPKIQDFSIESDDEDLTQQFLEVEKLVMIVSYSLEKAEVDGMQKLKAMADEAQRKGYTVIGLTASGEAKKKEVRKTYNLDFDFYLCDEKVLKTIVRANPGVVVLRKGTVTQKVHWNDLEDLEFE; encoded by the coding sequence ATGAAAGCACTAGTTAACATTTGTAGAATCCTGGTTGGAGGATTATTTGTTTTTTCAGGATTTATAAAATTGAATGACCCTTTAGGATTCTCTTACAAACTTCAAGAATATTTTAGTTATGACGTTTTAGATATTCCTTCTTTAACGCCTTACGCTTTGGGAATTGCAGTTTTTGTAGTGGTGTTTGAAGTCGTTTTAGGTGTCTTTTTACTAATAGGCTATAAACCAAAATTTACGATGTGGAGTTTATTGGCTATGATTGTATTCTTTACATTTTTAACGTTTTACGCAGCATATTTTGAAAAAGTTAAAGATTGTGGATGTTTTGGTGATTTCTTAAAATTATCGCCTTGGCAGTCCTTCTGGAAAGATGTCGCACTACTTGTCATGATCATTATACTGTTTATTGGTCAGAGACATATAAAACCGTTGTTGAGTAGATTCGGTCTTACGCTAACTGCATTATTAAGTTTTATAGTATGTTTATGGTTTGGGTACCATGTTTTGATGCATTTGCCAACTTTTGATTTTAGAGCATATAAAGTAGGGGACAACCTGCAGGAAAACATGAAATTACCAGCAGATGCTCAAAAAGCTATCACAGATTATACGTGGACTTATACTATTAATGGAGAAGAAAAAACTTTGACCGATAGAGGTCGCGGACCAAAGGAATATGACAAAATCATTGGTGTAGACACAAAAGTCGTTGAAGAAGGTGATGTGCCTAAAATTCAGGATTTCTCAATAGAGTCTGATGATGAAGATTTGACCCAGCAATTTCTAGAAGTAGAAAAATTGGTTATGATTGTATCCTACAGTTTAGAAAAAGCAGAAGTTGATGGCATGCAAAAACTAAAAGCCATGGCAGACGAAGCACAAAGGAAAGGTTATACTGTAATTGGTTTAACAGCATCTGGTGAGGCCAAGAAAAAAGAAGTTAGAAAAACCTATAATTTGGATTTTGATTTTTATCTATGTGACGAAAAAGTATTAAAAACAATAGTGAGAGCAAATCCAGGAGTTGTTGTTTTACGAAAAGGTACAGTAACACAAAAAGTGCATTGGAACGATCTTGAAGATCTTGAATTTGAGTGA